One window of Paralichthys olivaceus isolate ysfri-2021 chromosome 20, ASM2471397v2, whole genome shotgun sequence genomic DNA carries:
- the LOC109641595 gene encoding cell division control protein 42 homolog, whose protein sequence is MQTIKCVVVGDGAVGKTCLLISYTTNKFPSEYVPTVFDNYAVTVMIGGEPYTLGLFDTAGQEDYDRLRPLSYPQTDVFLVCFSVVSPSSFENVREKWVPEISHHCPRTPFLLVGTQVDLRDDPNTLEKLAKNKQRALTCESGEKLARELKAVKFVECSALTQRGLKNVFDEAILAALEPPDNKPKKRCVLL, encoded by the exons ATGCAGACTATAAAGTGTGTGGTGGTGGGTGACGGTGCTGTGGGGAAGACCTGCCTGCTCATCTCCTACACCACCAACAAGTTTCCCTCTGAATACGTCCCCACG GTGTTTGATAACTATGCAGTGACGGTGATGATCGGCGGGGAGCCGTACACTCTGGGGCTGTTTGACACTGCAG GTCAGGAGGATTATGACAGACTGCGGCCCCTCAGCTACCCTCAGACCGACGTCTTCCTCGTCTGTTTCTCTGTCGTATCACCCTCCTCCTTCGAGAACGTCAGAGAGAAG TGGGTGCCTGAGATTTCACACCACTGCCCGCGGACGCCGTTCCTGCTGGTCGGGACTCAGGTAGATCTGAGAGACGACCCCAACACTCTGGAGAAACTGGCCAAGAACAAACAGCGAGCTCTGACCTGCGAGAGCGGAGAGAAACTGGCTCGGGAGCTCAAGGCCGTCAAATTCGTGGAGTGTTCAGCTCTCACGCAG aGGGGACTGAAGAACGTTTTCGATGAGGCCATCCTGGCAGCTCTGGAGCCTCCGGACAACAAACCCAAGAAGCGCTGCGTCCTGCTATAG